The Solea solea chromosome 19, fSolSol10.1, whole genome shotgun sequence genome has a window encoding:
- the fgf10a gene encoding fibroblast growth factor 10a has product MCRWTVTQGAPVAWSSSCPCCRPSLLLSLTFLLLLLLLGPCSSSPLSTLPSLSDSEKNHNAPGGSPPHFLVPHPPPSPSPAPLRASSARLPRATNVSLSSATVVGRHVRSSYNHLQGDVRQRKLFSYQKFFLRIDKKGTVNGTKSEDDPYSILEIKSVDVGVVAIRGLSSNHYLAISKKGLLYGARDFGPDCRLIERIEENKYNTYASAEWRNKKKHMFVGLNGNGKSMKGRKTRRKNTATHFLPIVVQPR; this is encoded by the exons ATGTGTAGATGGACAGTGACACAAGGTGCACCGGTCGCCTGGTCCTCCTCCTGCCCCTGCTGCAGACCTTCACTGCTCCTCTCCCTCACCTTCCTactgctgcttctcctgctcGGACCCTGCTCGTCCTCGCCCCTGTCCACTCTGCCGTCACTGTCGGACTCGGAGAAGAACCACAATGCACCAGGAGGGAGTCCCCCTCACTTCCTCGTCCCACACCCGCCACCTTCCCCATCACCCGCGCCTCTCCGTGCATCCTCCGCAAGGTTGCCACGAGCGACCAACGTGTCATTGTCCTCGGCGACGGTCGTCGGGCGCCACGTGCGGAGCAGCTACAACCATCTGCAAGGAGATGTGCGCCAGAGGAAACTGTTCTCCTACCAGAAATTCTTCCTCCGCATTGACAAGAAAGGAACAGTCAATGGCACCAAAAGTGAGGACGACCCATACA GTATTCTGGAGATCAAGTCAGTGGATGTGGGAGTGGTGGCCATCAGGGGCCTCAGCAGTAACCACTACCTGGCAATCAGCAAGAAGGGACTTCTATACGGAGCG AGGGACTTTGGTCCAGACTGTCGTCTGATCGAGCGCATTGAGGAGAACAAGTACAACACCTACGCTTCAGCGGAGTGGCGCAACAAGAAGAAGCACATGTTTGTGGGACTGAACGGCAACGGAAAGTCAATGAAGGGGAGGAAGACGCGGAGGAAAAACACAGCCACTCACTTCCTGCCCATCGTGGTGCAACCGCGGTGA